In Rhodospirillum rubrum ATCC 11170, a genomic segment contains:
- a CDS encoding class I SAM-dependent methyltransferase, which produces MTKPRGNTEVLLEALPPAGRALVDVGCGDGALARVLAAKGARSVLGFDVADRQLALALAAPTVAGVAYVKAGAQAMPLAEASVDGVIFFNSLHHIPQPLMARALGEAARVIRPGGLIYVAEPIAEGPNFEMLRPLDDETQVRAQAQACLDGAEDLGLRRLRSFAYRTRIRRASFDEIRLRFTAIHSDRDQAFAAVEPALRLSFERLGVEDGTGGRVFDQPMRAALFTRP; this is translated from the coding sequence ATGACGAAACCGCGCGGCAATACCGAGGTGCTTCTGGAAGCCCTGCCCCCGGCGGGGCGGGCGCTGGTCGATGTCGGTTGCGGCGATGGCGCCCTGGCCCGGGTGCTGGCCGCCAAGGGGGCGCGCTCGGTGCTTGGGTTTGATGTCGCCGACCGCCAGTTGGCCCTGGCCCTGGCGGCGCCGACGGTCGCGGGCGTGGCCTATGTCAAGGCCGGCGCCCAGGCGATGCCCTTGGCCGAAGCCAGCGTCGACGGCGTGATCTTCTTCAACAGCCTCCACCACATTCCCCAGCCGCTGATGGCCCGGGCCCTGGGGGAAGCCGCCCGGGTCATCCGTCCAGGCGGCCTGATCTATGTCGCCGAACCGATCGCCGAAGGCCCCAACTTCGAGATGCTCCGCCCGCTCGACGATGAAACCCAGGTCCGCGCCCAGGCCCAGGCCTGCCTTGACGGGGCCGAGGATCTTGGCCTGCGCCGGCTGCGGAGCTTCGCCTATCGCACACGGATCCGCCGCGCCTCGTTCGACGAGATCCGCCTGCGCTTCACCGCCATCCATTCAGACCGCGATCAGGCCTTCGCCGCCGTGGAACCGGCGCTGCGCTTGTCCTTCGAGCGCCTGGGCGTCGAGGACGGCACGGGCGGCCGCGTCTTTGACCAGCCGATGCGCGCGGCGCTGTTCACCCGCCCCTGA